The following coding sequences lie in one Serinus canaria isolate serCan28SL12 chromosome 12, serCan2020, whole genome shotgun sequence genomic window:
- the IL17RE gene encoding interleukin-17 receptor E isoform X2: protein MGRPVLLAAAAALLLLLPSGTGAAVTRLRVSANFECRAAADRTLSRPGCRRPSRPGPPLEPPALSLSRARLCLPAQPCQPCLRVRLALPASELGGVRGLRLTFLELGSNRAGWLQVWQRRRVFGSSAWQVQFDCFPAESGRQVLVSLRTIPDRGLALNCSHMVTADPPGPVFTHAWVPEVRAIEVWVPTGPPLMVRLCHQLALECEELPRPFHQQVLVPGGHHISLPYEFLVPCLCIEASYSHHDSPRSKHCPFRDRPDAYGPELWSSVHFHDYSTSSKDQMAMVLDASCPLHPRATLCWREAADGAAPCHDIPNSTASEDEQVYVLDKVDVHPQLCFRFSYKNSSHVECPHQPETAWNVSVSVWGLQLHLHLTSRIPAAFSAALCQHRGGQCEPEAPLYTVTQPEGSAPGELALLLPVQVLGSCVLVWRSDVHFARKQLLCPDVSRRHFGLLGLVLALGLVVTVLLLNCRGTWRPNDGVPGRRPVLLLYSPDSEEHLGLVCALAERLRTGLGCDVRLDLWEAGGLGQAGALPWLYAQRGRVGRQRGTVLLLWSRGSARLFHRWQVGMADGTPGDAHDIFGAAMACLHGELGAAGRGGGWVLAYFSRLCSPRDVPRPLRPLPTYRLPQQLPGLLGALRGSPPTPRHCHWGRAGGLLPGLLEVGAREGSPPPQPPGAASGT, encoded by the exons ATGGGGCGACCGGTGTTGCtcgccgctgccgccgctctgctgctgctgctaccgTCCGGGACAGGGGCCGCCGTGACCCGCCTCCGGGTCTCCGCCAACTTC GAGTGCCGGGCCGCCG CCGACAGGACGCTGAGCCGCCCCGGCTGCCGCCGCCCTTCCCGCCCCGGGCCGCCGCTGGAGCCGCCCGCCCTGTCGCTGAGCCGTGCCCGGCTGTGCCTGCCCGcgcagccctgccagccctgcctgcgGGTGCGCCTGGCTCTCCCCGCCTCAG AGCTCGGCGGTGTCCGGGGACTGCGCCTCAccttcctggagctgggctccaaccgggctggctggctgcaggttTGGCAGCGACGCCGGGTGTTCGGCAGCTCAGCG TGGCAGGTGCAGTTCGACTGCTTCCCGGCAGAGAGCGGGCGGCAAGTCCTCGTCTCCCTTCGCACCATCCCAGATCGGGGCTTGGCCTTAAACTGCAGCCATATGGTCACCGCTGATCCACCCG GGCCTGTCTTTACCCATGCTTGGGTCCCTGAGGTGCGAGCCATTGAGGTGTGGGTGCCCACTGGTCCCCCCCTCATGGTGCGGCTCTGCCACCAGCTGGCCCTGGAGTGTGAGGAGCTACCCCGGCCCTTCCACCAGCAG GTGCTGGTGCCAGGAGGCCACCACATCTCACTGCCGTATGAGTTCCTGGTGCCTTGCCTGTGCATTGAG gccTCCTACTCCCACCACGACAGCCCACGGAGCAAACACTGCCCCTTCCGTGACCGGCCAGATGCCT ATGGCCCTGAGCTGTGGTCCTCGGTGCACTTTCATGACtacagcaccagcagcaaggATCAGATGGCGATGGTGCTGGATGCCAGCTGCCCCCTGCACCCACGGGCCACTCTCTGctggagggaggcagcagaTGGGGCTGCACCCTGTCACGACATCCCCAATTCCACAGCCAGTGAGGATGAGCAG GTGTATGTACTGGACAAGGTGGatgtgcacccccagctctgcttccgA TTCTCCTACAAGAACAGCAGCCATGTGGAGTGTCCCCACCAGCCAG AGACTGCCTGGAATGTCTCAGTGAGTGTCTGGGGGCTCCAGCTGCATCTGCACCTCACCTCCCGCATCCCTGCAGCCTTCAGCGCAGCCCTATGCCAGCACCGGGGTGGGCAGTGTGAACCCGAGGCCCCACTCTACACTGTCACACAG ccagagggctctgctccaggggagttggcgctgctgctgccagtgcaggTCCTGGGCAGCTGCGTCCTG GTGTGGCGCTCGGACGTGCATTTTGCTCGGAAGCAGCTTCTCTGTCCTGATG TCTCCCGCAGGCACTTcgggctgctggggctggtgctggcactgggactggTGGTGACTGTGCTGCTCCTCAACTGCCGTGGTACCTGGAGGCCAAATGATG GTGTTCCTGGCAGGCGCCCCGTGCTGCTGCTGTACTCACCAGACTCAGaggagcacctggggctggtGTGTGCCCTGGCTGAGCGGCTGCGCACGGGGCTGGGCTGCGACGTGCGCCTGGACCTGTGGGAAGCGGGTGGCTTGGGTCAGGCgggtgccctgccctggctctaTGCCCAGCGGGGCCGCGTGGGCCGCCAGCGTGGCACTGTCCTCCTCCTCTGGAGCCGGGGCAGTGCCCGGCTCTTTCATCGGTGGCAGGTCGGGATGGCCGATGGGACGCCCGGGGATGCCCATGACATTTTTGGGGCAGCCATGGCCTGCCTGCATGGGGAGCTGGGGGCGGCGGGCCGTGGCGGCGGGTGGGTCCTGGCATACTTCAGCCGGCTCTGCAGCCCCCGCGATGTCCCCCGACCCCTTCGGCCCCTGCCCACCTACCGCCTGCCCCAACAGCTGCCCGGTCTGCTGGGGGCCCTGCGGGGCAGCCCCCCGACCCCTCGCCACTGCCattggggcagggcagggggccTCCTGCCCgggctgctggaggtgggggCTAGGGAGGGCagccccccaccccagccccccGGGGCAGCTTCTGGCACCTGA
- the IL17RE gene encoding interleukin-17 receptor E isoform X1 encodes MGGRGRGAPGFRGTGLPASEDSRSPKLPGSWGSPFPKTRDLRGSLFPSTPDPQRCPLPRTPNHRDSRRQDAEPPRLPPPFPPRAAAGAARPVAEPCPAVPARAALPALPAGAPGSPRLSTPRRFLSELGGVRGLRLTFLELGSNRAGWLQVWQRRRVFGSSAWQVQFDCFPAESGRQVLVSLRTIPDRGLALNCSHMVTADPPGPVFTHAWVPEVRAIEVWVPTGPPLMVRLCHQLALECEELPRPFHQQVLVPGGHHISLPYEFLVPCLCIEASYSHHDSPRSKHCPFRDRPDAYGPELWSSVHFHDYSTSSKDQMAMVLDASCPLHPRATLCWREAADGAAPCHDIPNSTASEDEQVYVLDKVDVHPQLCFRFSYKNSSHVECPHQPETAWNVSVSVWGLQLHLHLTSRIPAAFSAALCQHRGGQCEPEAPLYTVTQPEGSAPGELALLLPVQVLGSCVLVWRSDVHFARKQLLCPDVSRRHFGLLGLVLALGLVVTVLLLNCRGTWRPNDGVPGRRPVLLLYSPDSEEHLGLVCALAERLRTGLGCDVRLDLWEAGGLGQAGALPWLYAQRGRVGRQRGTVLLLWSRGSARLFHRWQVGMADGTPGDAHDIFGAAMACLHGELGAAGRGGGWVLAYFSRLCSPRDVPRPLRPLPTYRLPQQLPGLLGALRGSPPTPRHCHWGRAGGLLPGLLEVGAREGSPPPQPPGAASGT; translated from the exons ATgggggggcgggggcggggcgcTCCAGGTTTCCGGGGCACCGGGCTCCCCGCTTCCGAGGACTCCCGCTCCCCGAAACTTcctggctcctggggctccccGTTTCCAAAGACTCGGGATCTCCGGGGCTCCCTGTTTCCGAGCACTCCCGACCCCCAAAGATGCCCGCTTCCGAGGACTCCGAATCACAGAGACTCTCG CCGACAGGACGCTGAGCCGCCCCGGCTGCCGCCGCCCTTCCCGCCCCGGGCCGCCGCTGGAGCCGCCCGCCCTGTCGCTGAGCCGTGCCCGGCTGTGCCTGCCCGcgcagccctgccagccctgcctgcgGGTGCGCCTGGCTCTCCCCGCCTCAG CACCCCACGCCGATTTCTCTCAGAGCTCGGCGGTGTCCGGGGACTGCGCCTCAccttcctggagctgggctccaaccgggctggctggctgcaggttTGGCAGCGACGCCGGGTGTTCGGCAGCTCAGCG TGGCAGGTGCAGTTCGACTGCTTCCCGGCAGAGAGCGGGCGGCAAGTCCTCGTCTCCCTTCGCACCATCCCAGATCGGGGCTTGGCCTTAAACTGCAGCCATATGGTCACCGCTGATCCACCCG GGCCTGTCTTTACCCATGCTTGGGTCCCTGAGGTGCGAGCCATTGAGGTGTGGGTGCCCACTGGTCCCCCCCTCATGGTGCGGCTCTGCCACCAGCTGGCCCTGGAGTGTGAGGAGCTACCCCGGCCCTTCCACCAGCAG GTGCTGGTGCCAGGAGGCCACCACATCTCACTGCCGTATGAGTTCCTGGTGCCTTGCCTGTGCATTGAG gccTCCTACTCCCACCACGACAGCCCACGGAGCAAACACTGCCCCTTCCGTGACCGGCCAGATGCCT ATGGCCCTGAGCTGTGGTCCTCGGTGCACTTTCATGACtacagcaccagcagcaaggATCAGATGGCGATGGTGCTGGATGCCAGCTGCCCCCTGCACCCACGGGCCACTCTCTGctggagggaggcagcagaTGGGGCTGCACCCTGTCACGACATCCCCAATTCCACAGCCAGTGAGGATGAGCAG GTGTATGTACTGGACAAGGTGGatgtgcacccccagctctgcttccgA TTCTCCTACAAGAACAGCAGCCATGTGGAGTGTCCCCACCAGCCAG AGACTGCCTGGAATGTCTCAGTGAGTGTCTGGGGGCTCCAGCTGCATCTGCACCTCACCTCCCGCATCCCTGCAGCCTTCAGCGCAGCCCTATGCCAGCACCGGGGTGGGCAGTGTGAACCCGAGGCCCCACTCTACACTGTCACACAG ccagagggctctgctccaggggagttggcgctgctgctgccagtgcaggTCCTGGGCAGCTGCGTCCTG GTGTGGCGCTCGGACGTGCATTTTGCTCGGAAGCAGCTTCTCTGTCCTGATG TCTCCCGCAGGCACTTcgggctgctggggctggtgctggcactgggactggTGGTGACTGTGCTGCTCCTCAACTGCCGTGGTACCTGGAGGCCAAATGATG GTGTTCCTGGCAGGCGCCCCGTGCTGCTGCTGTACTCACCAGACTCAGaggagcacctggggctggtGTGTGCCCTGGCTGAGCGGCTGCGCACGGGGCTGGGCTGCGACGTGCGCCTGGACCTGTGGGAAGCGGGTGGCTTGGGTCAGGCgggtgccctgccctggctctaTGCCCAGCGGGGCCGCGTGGGCCGCCAGCGTGGCACTGTCCTCCTCCTCTGGAGCCGGGGCAGTGCCCGGCTCTTTCATCGGTGGCAGGTCGGGATGGCCGATGGGACGCCCGGGGATGCCCATGACATTTTTGGGGCAGCCATGGCCTGCCTGCATGGGGAGCTGGGGGCGGCGGGCCGTGGCGGCGGGTGGGTCCTGGCATACTTCAGCCGGCTCTGCAGCCCCCGCGATGTCCCCCGACCCCTTCGGCCCCTGCCCACCTACCGCCTGCCCCAACAGCTGCCCGGTCTGCTGGGGGCCCTGCGGGGCAGCCCCCCGACCCCTCGCCACTGCCattggggcagggcagggggccTCCTGCCCgggctgctggaggtgggggCTAGGGAGGGCagccccccaccccagccccccGGGGCAGCTTCTGGCACCTGA
- the JAGN1 gene encoding protein jagunal homolog 1: MASRGGPRAAGTDGSDFQHRERVASHYQMSVTLKSEIKKLIYTHVVIWLLLLAQMVVGHLKLLPHDQVAMPYQWEYPYLLSILPSLLGLLSFPRNNISYLVLSMISTGLFSIAPLIYGAMEMFPMAQQLYRHGKAYRFIFGFSAVSVMYLVVVVAAQVHGWQLYYSKKLLDSWFTSTQEKKKK, translated from the exons ATGGCCTCCCGTGGGGGTCCCCGCGCCGCCGGCACCGACGGCAGCGACTTCCAGCACCGGGAGCGCGTGGCCTCGCACTACCAGATGAG CGTGACGCTTAAGTCGGAGATCAAGAAGCTGATCTACACGCATGTGGTCatttggctgctgctcctggcccagaTGGTCGTGGGGCACCTCAAGCTGCTGCCCCACGACCAGGTGGCCATGCCCTACCAGTGGGAGTATCCCTACCTGCTCAGcatcctgccctccctcctgggCCTCCTGTCCTTCCCCCGCAACAACATCAGCTACCTGGTACTCTCCATGATCAGCACCGGCCTCTTCTCCATAGCTCCCCTCATCTACGGGGCCATGGAGATGttccccatggcacagcagctgtaCCGCCACGGCAAAGCTTACCGCTTCATCTTCGGCTTCTCGGCCGTCTCTGTCATGTACCTGGTGGTAGTGGTGGCTGCGCAGGTGCATGGCTGGCAACTCTACTACAGCAAGAAGCTGCTGGACTCCTGGTTCACTAGCACgcaggagaagaagaagaaatga
- the RPUSD3 gene encoding mitochondrial mRNA pseudouridine synthase RPUSD3 isoform X2 gives MTETAEKPKMKRWRRLLGPKETLKLLEGSVVHREGALLALSKPPGLPILGRPGDLSLDALLPALRRRLGLTAELHVVKAPAREHSGLVLLSSCYHTTKKLQQFFTNARQNGQYPATYRAITVGVPAEVEGEISTGLCWQQQGDRAMVMPVPAPGRRSLARKDVKSTLTRYRVLSAVGGCALLQLQPRTAFPEQLQVHLMLLLCPALGDHKHSSRVGRVLGVPFFLTPDSAPTHTQVLDEELLSRLGLSPRQLHHLPLHIHLQELVLPEGPLCAPPPPYFLHTLRCLGLPEH, from the exons ATGACAGAGACGGCCGAGAAGCCGAAGATGAAGCG GTGGAGGCGGCTGCTGGGCCCCAAAGAGACGCTGAAGCTGTTAGAGGGCTCCGTGGTGCACCGGGAAG gagccctgctggcactgagcaAGCCCCCTGGCCTCCCCATTCTGG GGCGTCCTGGGGACCTGAGCCTGGATGCGCTGTTGCCAGCACTGAGACGACGCCTGGGcctcactgctgagctccacGTGGTGAAGGCTCCTGCCAG GGAGCATTCTGGCCTTGTCCTCCTGTCCAGCTGCTACCACACCACTAAGAAGCTCCAACAGTTCTTCACCAATGCTCGTCAGAATGGCCAGTACCCTGCCACATATCG TGCCATCACCGTGGGAGTCCCGGCAGAGGTGGAGGGTGAAATCTCcacggggctgtgctggcagcagcagggggacAGAGCCATG gtgatgccagtcccagccccaggacGCCGCAGCCTGGCCAGGAAGGATGTGAAGAGCACCCTGACACGCTACCGGGTGCTGAGTGCCGTGGGGGGCTGtgccctcctccagctccagcccaggacGG ccttcccagagcagctccaggtgcatctgatgctgctgctgtgcccagccctgggtgacCATAAGCACTCCTCCCGTgtgggcagggtgctgggagTGCCCTTCTTTCTGACCCCCGATTCTGCCCCAACTCACACACAG GTACTGGACGAGGAGTTGCTGTCTCGGCTGGGGCTTTCTCCACGGCAGCTCCATCACCTCCCACTGCACATCCACCTGCAGGAGCTAGTGCTGCCTGAGGGccccctctgtgcccccccACCACCCTACTTCCTGCACACTCTGCGCTGTCTGGGGCTGCCTGAGCACTAG
- the RPUSD3 gene encoding mitochondrial mRNA pseudouridine synthase RPUSD3 isoform X1: MAGTGSGSAAAAARGLARPGPGARAAGWRRLLGPKETLKLLEGSVVHREGALLALSKPPGLPILGRPGDLSLDALLPALRRRLGLTAELHVVKAPAREHSGLVLLSSCYHTTKKLQQFFTNARQNGQYPATYRAITVGVPAEVEGEISTGLCWQQQGDRAMVMPVPAPGRRSLARKDVKSTLTRYRVLSAVGGCALLQLQPRTAFPEQLQVHLMLLLCPALGDHKHSSRVGRVLGVPFFLTPDSAPTHTQVLDEELLSRLGLSPRQLHHLPLHIHLQELVLPEGPLCAPPPPYFLHTLRCLGLPEH; encoded by the exons ATGGCGGGCACCGGGAGtggctccgccgccgccgccgcgcgcGGACTGGCGCGCCCGGGACCGGGAGCGCGTGCCGCGGG GTGGAGGCGGCTGCTGGGCCCCAAAGAGACGCTGAAGCTGTTAGAGGGCTCCGTGGTGCACCGGGAAG gagccctgctggcactgagcaAGCCCCCTGGCCTCCCCATTCTGG GGCGTCCTGGGGACCTGAGCCTGGATGCGCTGTTGCCAGCACTGAGACGACGCCTGGGcctcactgctgagctccacGTGGTGAAGGCTCCTGCCAG GGAGCATTCTGGCCTTGTCCTCCTGTCCAGCTGCTACCACACCACTAAGAAGCTCCAACAGTTCTTCACCAATGCTCGTCAGAATGGCCAGTACCCTGCCACATATCG TGCCATCACCGTGGGAGTCCCGGCAGAGGTGGAGGGTGAAATCTCcacggggctgtgctggcagcagcagggggacAGAGCCATG gtgatgccagtcccagccccaggacGCCGCAGCCTGGCCAGGAAGGATGTGAAGAGCACCCTGACACGCTACCGGGTGCTGAGTGCCGTGGGGGGCTGtgccctcctccagctccagcccaggacGG ccttcccagagcagctccaggtgcatctgatgctgctgctgtgcccagccctgggtgacCATAAGCACTCCTCCCGTgtgggcagggtgctgggagTGCCCTTCTTTCTGACCCCCGATTCTGCCCCAACTCACACACAG GTACTGGACGAGGAGTTGCTGTCTCGGCTGGGGCTTTCTCCACGGCAGCTCCATCACCTCCCACTGCACATCCACCTGCAGGAGCTAGTGCTGCCTGAGGGccccctctgtgcccccccACCACCCTACTTCCTGCACACTCTGCGCTGTCTGGGGCTGCCTGAGCACTAG
- the TTLL3 gene encoding tubulin monoglycylase TTLL3 → MSETGRSVLSTSPCLPCGTGDVGTVGSDRAVLIGHSATTTTRHRGRCQRLLSLEQIKKAKLHVEMAIKEKKIFMVQGPYPIIRRLLRARGWVERKAPRTGRQQEQQCGDQNKQRLQTRPSHGSARQREVLLNPRGGAQPLLGTTDPLQYPWLPAEKEEDQCDEDPHGIHDLMSYLARDQLPNFIWTNFLEAVDRQLMQDNSVLNHYARVDAFTTKEGLCLSLQNLPWIEQADPNTFFPRCYRLGTRDDREAFIGELKAVALLSFLVLPPLRCPVQDWLGMMPPSCRGFPPDSSTQSAQTGPGGGWGQASEDPSSWVLCSQSHPHAPKATHPTGRLCPQSWHRSHISHPKHSTAQPGSPLYPELVEEALEVCKQHLGVLQHEDIDRNTPSPCRTCIDWDNFLQQYYRVAHEGAGLMLTRQQRKQCQNLLQSLAEKLPQLDMEGKLNVWILKPGAESQGRGIVCMTRLEEMLQLAWSCTAPSVQVGRWVVQKYVERMLTIFGTKFDIRQWFVVTDWKPLTVWFYQDCYLRFCSRPFSLHHLERARHLCNVSVQKWYKTSPDQDPRVPPDKIWSNKQFQEYLAQVGQEDAWHKVLVPGMKAAILNALRSAQDRVHFRKGNFELYGADFVVGEDLQPWLLEINSCPTMSPSSSVTRQLCANVQRDTLCLVIDRKDNPTCSIGAFELIYKEAAVPKLLSGRVKLLVKGCSLKSLQSAQEQAQDQPPTMANTLQDLASPRARDGRVPKRTQRHFSTTVPGDRKLPVSPRARATHIRKRAQRHFSISVSSAPKLSLSPGGRSAQVPRRARHRSPTMVPSASKCSVSPGGRTTQVPWRARHRSPTMVPSASKCSVSPGGRTTQVPWRARHRSPTMVPSASKRSVSPEGRTTQGTQPRAATKKLPPLEQQSRCPYISSDPPAPPKPRASSAGSQGLPRLGHLPEQPRMNGCPLNWVPMPPPRGTPRNSWLTQGSARSFPPAKPPQQPQSAQSPGTSCLEQKDTAAPNGKQKTWDTETAPGVDNTLPVLAEPTPAASDPKEIPLLCRGTQLLPRFKMIL, encoded by the exons ATGTCAGAGACAGGCAGGTCAGTGCTTTCTACCTCTCCGTGCCTGCCCTGTGGGActggggatgtggggacagTGGGCTCAGACAGGGCTGTCCTCATAGGGCATTCAGcaaccaccaccaccaggcACCGGGGTCGCTGCCAGCGCTTGCTTAGCCTTGAGCAGATCAAGAAGGCTAAGCTGCATGTGGAGATGGCCATTAAG GAGAAGAAGATCTTCATGGTACAGGGCCCCTACCCCATCATCCGTCGCCTGCTGCGAGCCCGGGGCTGGGTGGAGAGGAAGGCGCCCCGCAcgggcaggcagcaggagcagcaatgtGGTGACCAAAACAAGCAGCGGCTGCAGACAAGGCCAAGTCATGGTAGTGCTAGGcagagggaggtgctgctgaACCCACGTGGTGGGGCACAGCCTCTTCTGGGGACCACAGACCCCCTGCAATACCCGTGGCTACCTGCTGAGAAGGAGGAAGATCAGTGTGATGAGGACCCACACGGCATCCATGACCTCATG TCCTACCTGGCACGGGACCAGTTGCCAAACTTCATCTGGACCAACTTCCTTGAGGCCGTTGACCGTCAGCTGATGCAGGACAACAGCGTGCTGAACCACTATGCCCGGGTGGATGCATTCACCACCAAG GAGGGGCTGTGCCTCAGCCTACAAAACCTGCCGTGGATTGAGCAAGCTGACCCCAACACCTTCTTCCCCCGGTGCTACCGGCTGGGGACCAGAGATGATCGAGAAGCTTTCATTGGTGAGCTGAAGGCTGTTGccctcctgtccttccttgtGCTCCCACCGCTCcgatgtcctgtgcaggactgGCTGGGGATGATGCCTCCCTCTTGCAGAGGATTTCCGCCTGACAGCAGCACGCAGTCTGCTCAAACTGGccctggaggaggctggggacaggccaGTGAGGAC CCCAGCTCATGGGTGCTCTGCtcccaatcccatccccatGCACCCAAAGCcacccatcccacagggaggCTCTGTCCCCAAAGCTGGCATAGGAGTCACATCTCTCACCCCAAGCattccacagcacagccaggctccccCCTGTACCCTGAGCTGGTGGAGGAAGCCCTGGAGGTCTGTAAGCAGCACCTGGGCGTGCTGCAGCACGAGGACATCGACAGGAACACCCCGTCCCCCTGCAGGACATGCATCGACTGGGACAACTTCCTGCAGCAATACTACCGTGTGGCACA TGAGGGGGCAGGGCTGATGCTGACCAGGCAGCAGCGGAAGCAGTGCCAGaacctgctgcagagcctggcagagaaGTTGCCCCAGCTTGACATGGAGGGCAAGCTCAACGTCTGGATCCTCAAGCCTGGTGCTGAATCCCAAGGCAGGG GCATTGTCTGCATGACGCGGCtggaggagatgctgcagctggcatGGAGCTGCACAGCACCCTCGGTGCAGGTGGGCAGATGGGTGGTGCAGAAGTATGTGGAACGGATGTTGACCATTTTTGGCACCAAATTCGACATCCGGCAATGGTTTGTTGTGACTGACTGGAAGCCACTGACCGTCTGGTTCTACCAAGACTGCTACCTGCGCTTCTGCTCCCGGCCCTTCTCCCTGCATCACCTGGAGCG tgccagGCACCTCTGCAACGTCTCCGTCCAGAAGTGGTACAAGACGTCACCAGACCAGGACCCCCGTGTGCCCCCTGACAAGATCTGGTCAAACAAGCAGTTCCAGGAATACCTGGCACAGGTGGGGCAGGAGGATGCTTGGCACAAGGTGCTGGTGCCCGGCATGAAGGCGGCAATCCTGAATGCTCTGCGCAGCGCCCAAGACCGGGTGCACTTCCGCAAGGGCAACTTCGAGCTCTATGGGGCTGACTTTGTGGTTGGGGAGgacctccagccctggctgctggagatCAACTCCTGCCCCACCATGAGCCCCTCCTCATCAGTGACCCGACAGCTCTGTGCCAATGTCCAGCGGGACACGCTGTGCCTCGTGATTGACCGCAAGGACAACCCCACCTGTTCCATTGGAGCGTTTGAGCTCATCTACAAGGAG gcagctgtgcccaaGCTTCTGTCAGGACGTGTGAAGCTGCTGGTCAAAGGCTGTTCCCTGAAGAGCCTCCAGTCAGCACAAGAGCAAGCCCAGGACCAGCCCCCCACCATGGCCAATACTCTCCAGGACCTTGCTTCCCCAAGGGCCAGAGACGGCCGCGTACCCAAGCGAACACAGCGCCATTTCTCCACCACTGTGCCCGGTGACCGCAagctccctgtgtccccaagggccaGAGCCACCCATATACGCAAGCGAGCACAGCGTCATTTCTCCATCTCTGTGTCCAGTGCCCCCaagctctccctgtccccagggggCAGAAGTGCCCAGGTGCCCCGGAGGGCAAGGCATCGATCTCCTACCATGGTGCCCAGTGCTTCCAagtgctctgtgtccccagggggCAGAACCACCCAGGTGCCCTGGAGAGCTCGGCATCGATCTCCTACCATGGTGCCCAGTGCCTCCAagtgctctgtgtccccagggggCAGAACCACCCAGGTGCCCTGGAGAGCACGGCATCGATCTCCTACCATGGTGCCCAGTGCCTCCAAGCGCTCTGTGTCCCCAGAAGGCAGAACCACCCAGGGgacccagcccagagcagcaacAAAGAAGCTGCCTCCTCTGGAGCAACAGAGCCGCTGCCCTTACATCAGTTCTGACCCCCCAGCACCACCAAAGCCTCGGGcctcctctgctgggagccaggggcTGCCACGGCTGGGTCACCTGCCTGAACAGCCCCGGATGAATGGCTGCCCCCTGAATTGGGTGCCAATGCCACCACCCCGGGGAACCCCCAGAAACTCCTGGCTAACCCAAGGTTCTGCAcgctccttccctcctgccaaGCCCCCACAACAACCTCAGTCTGCACAGAGCCCCGGGACCTCgtgcctggagcagaaggacacagcagctcccaaTGGGAAGCAGAAGACTTGGGACACTGAGACAGCCCCAGGAGTGGACAACACCCTGCCTGTCCTTGCTGAGCCAACACCGGCTGCCTCTGATCCCAAAGAGATCCCACTGCTGTGTCGTGGTACCCAGCTCCTCCCGCGCTTtaaaatgattctgtga
- the ARPC4 gene encoding actin-related protein 2/3 complex subunit 4 has protein sequence MTATLRPYLNAVRATLQAALCLENFSSQVVERHNKPEVEVRSSKELLLQPVIISRNEKEKVLIEGSINSVRVSIAVKQADEIEKILCHKFMRFMMMRAENFFILRRKPVEGYDISFLITNFHTEQMYKHKLVDFVIHFMEEIDKEISEMKLSVNARARIVAEEFLKNF, from the exons ATG ACTGCCACGCTGCGCCCGTACCTGAACGCGGTGCGCGCTACGCTGCAGGCCGCGCTGTGCCTGGAGAACTTCTCCTCGCAGGTGGTGGAGCGGCACAACAAGCCCGAGGTGGAAGTCAG gagcagcaaagagctgctgttGCAGCCGGTGATCATCAGCAGGAACGAGAAGGAGAAGGTGCTCATCGAGGGCTCCATTAACTCTGTGCGCGTCAGCATCGCCGTGAAGCAG gcTGATGAGATCGAGAAGATCTTGTGCCACAAATTCATGCGCTTTATGATGATGAGGGCTGAGAACTTCTTTATTCTGCGCAGGAAGCCCGTGGAG GGTTATGATATCAGCTTCTTGATCACAAACTTCCACACGGAGCAGATGTACAAGCACAAGCTGGTGGACTTTGTCATCCACTTCATGGAGGAGATTGACAAGGAAATCAGCGAGATGAAACTCTCTGTCAATGCGAGGGCCCGCATTGTGGCAGAGGAGTTCCTTAAGAAT TTTTAG